A window of Candidatus Dadabacteria bacterium contains these coding sequences:
- a CDS encoding DUF4145 domain-containing protein codes for SPRAACALLRLAIEMLLKQLGGTGNLNENIKNLVEKGLNPKIQQSLDIVRVTGNNAIHPGKIDSSETANVRVLFDLVNVIAESLITQPNRIQEIYSSLPEGSKEAIEKRDEKAE; via the coding sequence TCCCCCCGCGCGGCCTGTGCATTGCTGAGACTTGCTATAGAAATGCTTCTAAAACAGCTTGGAGGAACAGGAAACCTCAATGAAAATATAAAGAATTTAGTAGAAAAAGGACTTAATCCCAAGATACAACAATCATTAGACATTGTTAGGGTGACCGGCAATAATGCGATTCACCCTGGGAAGATTGATTCTTCGGAAACTGCAAATGTCCGGGTTCTTTTTGACCTAGTCAATGTAATTGCCGAATCTTTGATTACACAGCCTAACCGAATTCAGGAAATTTATAGCAGCCTTCCCGAAGGAAGCAAGGAAGCAATAGAAAAAAGGGATGAGAAAGCTGAATAG
- the acpS gene encoding holo-[acyl-carrier-protein] synthase codes for MVSGIGIDMVRNSRIENLIERWGEKFLRKVFTDDELAQNGNGKNRNISYAANYAVKEAFVKALGTGFRRGIKFHNIAVKRNELGKPFIDLRGSTKEIAEQRGLTRIHTTISHDGEYSVAVVILED; via the coding sequence ATGGTTTCAGGCATAGGCATCGATATGGTTCGCAACAGTCGCATAGAGAACCTTATTGAGAGATGGGGAGAGAAGTTCCTTCGAAAAGTCTTCACCGATGATGAACTCGCCCAGAACGGTAACGGCAAGAACAGAAACATAAGCTATGCCGCCAACTACGCGGTCAAGGAAGCCTTTGTGAAGGCGCTAGGCACCGGGTTCAGACGGGGAATAAAATTTCACAACATAGCGGTCAAGCGCAACGAGCTTGGAAAACCCTTCATAGACCTCAGGGGAAGCACAAAGGAAATCGCCGAACAAAGGGGCCTGACCCGAATTCATACCACCATATCACACGACGGGGAATACTCCGTCGCCGTAGTTATACTTGAGGACTGA